The Theropithecus gelada isolate Dixy chromosome 3, Tgel_1.0, whole genome shotgun sequence genomic sequence tgtatttttagtagagatggggtttcaccatgttagccaggatggtcttgatctcctgaccttgtgatctgcctacctccgcgtcccaaagtgctgggattacagacgtgagccagtgtgcccagctgCCAGTTTTTTTACTTTATCCATTGAGACTGGGAAATAAGTCCTGACTCACTGTTACTTTTAAAAGTAGATATTTTACAGTCCTGGATATGAATCAAAGAAACTGAATAGttggtaaagaaataaaaaccaaaactccAATTACAAAAGAATTTGTATGTCCTGCTGATACAAATTTGTAAAAACTtgctaaagcaaaaataaacaaaaactagtaCATAAAATTTAAAGACCAGGAGCCAAAATATCCAATTACTAttcaagaaattttatttaaccaTAAAACTGAACAATGAGGTGTTCGGTTTGGCAAGAACATCAGACTAATGGGTAAATGattaaggaaataatgaaagGCTGCCTAATGCCTTGGGACGAGCAAGGGCTCAGGAGGCAGAAGGCTTGGGTTTCCAGCTCCTGCAGTTCTTAGAATGCCTTTGGAAAGTCTGTTCAAATTCTCTGAGCTTCTATTTCTTTGTCCATGAAATATAAATTTACCCCAttatgtgaggattaaacaagacaAGGCTTAGGAAGGCATAGAGAACATCATCTACTTTCATAGAATTCTCCCAAGAGTAAACAAAACCAATACTTTCAGAAGAAAGAAGTATTATTCCTGATACAAAGGAGAAAGTGTACTGTCTACAAGCAAATCCTTTGCCTTCCAAGCCATCAGTTTCAAGGAGGAAAAACAACACTGTGTTCACATTATTTACATCCTAGTCTGCCAGTGACAACTAACACTACAGTGAAGACCAACAGACATGAATTCAGCACAGGAGCTTCCACACTTTACAGAAGGCATCATGGAGAAGTTTATCCATCTGCAACAGATATTTACTGTTAGGAGCTGCTGGGTCCTACAGAAGCCTGAAAACAAAGCCACTGTGTTCTCAACAGCAAATGAGAGCAGCACTGTTCTGCCATATCTCCTGACTCTTGGAATTCAGGGAAAGATGAAAATGGTTTTTGCTGtttctctcttgatttttttttaaatcctagtgCAAATCAAAGGGATAGATACATTCCTTTCCACCTgaaacagatttaaaatttttattctgatataacaattaaaataaaaacttaaaatcttAACTGACTCGGATAGAATACCTGGTGACAGGAGATTCcctaaagaaagaatgaaacattCCAAGCATCTTATTGAAAGTTGTTTTTGGTGTAAACATCTTAAATTTATACAGCACTCTCAAGCTTTATTCGATGTCTTATTTCTAAAGCCGTTAATAGTAACCAAAGAAACAGATTACACATTAGAGGCTCTCACAATTTAACTCTCTTGGGGCAAATAATAGCCTCCTTGTCTTTTTCCCATCTTAGTTGTTTCCTGTTTGCCTGCAACGCAAGCAGGAAAGGGGATTATGTGAGTAAATTTGGTTGTACACATTCTGTCATCACAAATATATGTGACAAATTTATATATTACTACAtatgaaaacttattttcataACAACAAATAAAAGATGTTCTAATCTATTAAGAACATACAtcaggctgggtacggtggctcacacctgtaatcctaccactttgggaggcccacgcaggcagatcacttgaggtcaggagttcaaaaccagtctagccaacatggtgaaaccctgtctctactaaaaacacacacacaaaaactagccggacatggtggcaggcacctgtagtcccagatacttgggaggctgaggcagaagaatcacttggacccaggggcagaggttgcagtgagccaagatcacgccactgcattccaacctgggcaagagagtaagactccgtttcaaacaaacaaacaaaaaaggaacatACATCGAGTAAAGACCAATTTTATGTTACAAATATAAAACTGATTTGTAACAGTTCTAAAAATATACAAGTTGACAGGTTTTGAGAGGTTTCGTTAGAATTATAACtaattagaaaagtaaaattgaaGCGCCAATATTGATTTGTAATCATTTTAACAATTATCAAGAACCAAAAAAGGGTAAAAATATCTAGCCCCTCCAAATAAGGAAactagcaaaaaacaaaaaagggacaaataagcattaataaataaaaatagggacAAAATGGTTTTAGTGAATGTAAAAATTTAGCAAATAACAAAATCGGATGAAAACAAAAGATTAGATTCATTCAATTAATCTATGTATTAGAGAAATACTTGTTCTTCTGCTTATGGAATTAcctaaacaaaatgtttttgtatgCATCTGTCCATGCactatagaataaaatatttttttaattatccatTGCTTTGTTActatcagtgttttgttttctctttatttgcccATATAAACCAGAGTTGACTGAAATCTAATTTAATTCTTTGAAATCACTTCTCTTTTCCCTAAACAGAGAATattaaggaaatgaagacagtgGATGAGTCTCCTTGGTGTCCAATGAGAGTGTGACCTTTCACTGCTCTGAAACAGGTCATTAGTATGTCAAGGTTGGAGGATGAGTGATGAGTAGCACAACACCATAACCAGATTAACTTCAGTGCTGACTGAAATAAAACAATCAGCAAGGACTAATGCTATAGGCCAATtccctgctttttctctttgctaAACGTAGGAGAGCTATAGGACAGGGGATTGGGGCACTCAAGTTATGGAGCAAAAAGTGGTTATATAAAGAAAGTATTCTCCATGTAAAAGAACAAGAGTAGGTTTTATTACTGGCTGACCAGCGTAGTTGAATGGTATGTGAACTTCTGGCTAGGTACAGTAATTCTTTAAACCTTGATCCTTTTTTTATGATAACATCATCCCTgattttgagtaatttttttaactgatacaactataattattttaattctcaccacaaaaacataagtatgtgagataatgcaCATGTAAAGCAGTTTGATTAGTCATTCCataatgcatacatatatcaaaacatcatgttgcacaccgtatacacaatttttacttgccaatttaaaaaaatttaatttaaaatatttaaaaataaaatctaactgAATCTGACCCACCGACCCCCAATCATGTATAACAAAGTCCACCATTAAAATCATAAATTACAGTGTCACAAAAATCATAATTGCTTTACTTTTAAATTCAGTTAACTTACCACATAGCAGGAGTGTTTTCTTTGGAAGTCTACATACCTTGGTTCATAAGCTCCGATGGGAATAGCTGCAAGGTCAAAAGGTCCAAATCTTTTTCCTATCTCTTCAAAAGCAGGGCAATAACCAGTATCTCctgcaaaaaaaaatctattccaaGGCCCCAAGACAGACCAGCTGCCCCACAGCACCTTGTTGTCATCCATTAGAGTCCTTTTACACCAGTGCTGGGAAGGTGTAAAGACAAAGGTGACCTTATCATGTCCGGGGACACAATTCTCCTCCCACCAGTCCAACTCAATCACATTCTCACAGCCACATTTTTGCATCCAGTCAAGAAGACCCAAAGGCACAAACCATCTCAACTCGTTACCAAATCGCTCATTCAAAGCAATGACAGAATTGTAGTCCAGATGGTCATAGTGGTTGTGACTGATAAGGACTGCATCTATTGGAGGGAGTTCACTTATTGTGCACGGGGAACGACGAAATCGCTTTGGACCCATGTACTGCGATGGTGAAGCACGAGAGCTAAAGATGGGATCCGTGAGAAATATGAGCTCATCCATTTCCACCATTACAGTGGCATGTCCCAGCCATGTGACTCTTAAGCCAGCTTCCCTCACTCCAGCTTCTTCAGGGTTAGTGATAAAATATGGCTTAAGCACTGGGAGTTCTTTGTCAAGTTCCTTTGTGTATAAAGAAAGCAAGACAAAAGAgtagttagaaaaaaaagtattatatcaTCATAGTCCACATTTTGACCTAAATAACAGCAAGAAGAGCTATTTTCAGAGAACTAAAGTTACTCAATAAACTTGCTacacttttgcttttttcttgaaaatgcaTACTTCTTTCTGAATGACTTAATAATCACGATAATATGGTAATCTTCTTCATCCCAAATGCAAAagggaaaattaaatttaaaactctgAGTGCTgctaaatgtattaattttttaaaggctcTCTTCAGTAGTGCCAGAAGTAGACTGGCCTAGATGCAGTCATTTTTTTATTGCCATTCTACTCAGCTGATGTATTTGCTGCTAAAAACTGCCTTAAAAGCGGGTCAGTCCCTGGAAATAGTAAAGAAAGCTTATGACCATTTATTTGTAGCTCTTCGATTTCAGACATGAATCATgaatctgatatttttcttttttgtttgtttgtttgagacaggctctcgctgtgttacccaggctggagtgcagtggcataatcagagCTCTCTACAGCCACAAcatcccagggtcaagtgatcatcccacctcaacctctcagctgggatcacaggcatgcagcaccaccatatccagctaattttttattttttgtagagatagcgtctcattatgttgcccagattggtcttgaactcctgggctcaagcaatcgtcctagcctgcccccccaaagtgctggtattataggcatgagccactgtgcctggcctgaatctcACTTTCTGAGTTTCAAAATGGAGCGCTGTGATGATTCCTGGACAAATCACAGTcataaattgttttcttcattccttaCCTTTCTGATTTTCTACCATTGATCAAACCAACGTGAATATGATCCCTTCCTGTGAGAAGCTGATCACTGAGGTAAGGGGGGTGGTAAATGggtataaaacaataacaaagtgTGAAGAGTATTATTCCTTGCTTATTCTACATTTTATACTTGGATTAAGCTAGGCCAAAACGTTGTAGGCTGCAGCGTCACAGTCTTGGCTTTTATAAAGCTCTTTTACTGAATTGTGCTCTGGTACCATGCTATATAGCTGCATGGAGGTCTCTCATAGGAAGCCACCTCATGAAACTTGCCATGCATGTGTTCAGGCTGCAGACTTGGTACCACCTCCACCTTCCTACTTACCCCAGAAACATTTCTCTCCCATCTTGTAACAGGAAAAACTCTCCTTCTCCAGAGCACCTGGCTTTGTCATTTCTGTCACTGGGAAAACTCGTAAGATTTCATGCTACTTCTCCTTTTAACTAGGAAGTTCAGAGGAAAAGCTGAGGCCACCTGCAGCAATGTGCAGCACATGATGGAACATATTTCTGTATTAACTTTAttcttggctttattttatttctctagtcTAATAGTCCATTTTGCTCCTAGACTGGCTAGGTATAGTAATTCTATACCTCAtccatttcttgttttactgCTTTATGTATGTTTGTAAGTTGCCACTAAATCAACTTTGAAAGGGTGTGGTATTGGATAAGTAGTTAAAATACAGGTCATGTTATAGCCTgataagaaggaatgaagagcCCAGTTGCCAAAGACATCACAGACACAGTGACTTGTGTGAGTTCCTGAAGAATGATGAGAAATTCATGatgcagaaaaaaggaagaagggcaTTTCAGGTAGAGAAACTACCCAAGCAAAGGTACAGAGCCAAACAGGAATGTGGTGTTTGAGGGGGACAAACTAAATCTATAAAGATGGAAACACAATAAGCCTTGAGTGTCACGCTTCACTCTAAGACAATGAggaagcatctttttttttttttttttttttgtagagacagggtgggtttttccatgttgcccaggctggtgtcaaactcctgggctgaagcgatctgcttcccaaagtgctaggattacaggtgtgagccaccacacccagcctaggaaGTATCTTCTTGCCctcacacgtacacacacacgtacacatgcatgcacacacacacacacacacacacaaagacatgaCCCAATTATGTTTAGATAAAACAATTCTAGAGTCCAAATGATGGAATGGAGAGTGTCACAACAGTTGCCAGGATATGAAGAGATGAGGACCTGAGCAAAGGAGACAGCGGTAGACAGAGACAAGAGAGGACAGATGGGGAGATACTGGTGAAGGGAAACTGAGAGGTCAATGGGAGAGTCTGAATGGGAAGAAGGCCTGGACAGGAAGAGAAGGAGCAGCACAGGTGGAGGACAAAAACGTTTCTCTTAGCCACTCTAacctttagtttcctcatctgaaaaacggGTATAATAATTGTACCTACACTTCATTCCTGTGAGGATAGAATTAGGAGTGGCTGGGACATAATAAGCACTCTACAAGTATTCCAAAAGAAGAAGCAAGCAAGTTCCAACCCTGACAACCAACCAGGCACCAATCCTACcaatcttttgcatttctgtggcgCTACTAACCTAGTTAAGATGCTAAGAAATATTTAGACATTCAAAGCTCTCCAGATTGCTCAACTATCTGCCTGTCAACTCAATCCACGCAAAAGAGCCACCTCAAAAACAGCCAATTTAAGGTATAACTTAAGTCTCCTCTGCTGCAAAATCTCCACTGGCTCTCTACTGCCTGACAAGGTCTGTCTCACCTCCTCAGCCCAGCAGTGAGCTGCCCAGGGACTGCCCCAATTCTCTCGGGTTGTTTCATGCTCCTCTTTCACATGTGCTGTGCCCCATCTACATGGACACTGCTTCCCACTCCTAGACTGAGCTGAAGAACCCTGCACAGTATTCATCCCATTTCTCAGGTTAAATTATCTTCCCCCTTATCCCTTCGGGCCATCTCTTGAGTCCCACAGCTGGAAGCACTCACTCCTGCCTCTCAACTTCCGTATCTCCCTATTCACACATCTCCTCTGGATATTCTGGTTATAGGTACACAGAATTTATCCTATGTCCTATGAAAGGTAGAATCATTCAGTGCTTAGTTTGATTAATGAAACACAGCATGTGCTCAACaaaatttgttgaatggatgagtaaatgaatgaatgtcaaCTTTCAATCAGTTCTTAAAATTGGTAGTTAGGGTTAGTGAACAATGATATATGCCAAGTGGTATATACAGAATTAatgaggaaagggagagggaatgAATATaaactgagtacctactatgtactcatacTTGGCATCATATTGGGCACATAATAATGATGAACTACCTAATGTATCAAGTACTTTAGcataacacaaaacaaaatactattaaCAATAGCTACCGTTTATGAAGTGcttatgtgctagacactgtacTAACTGCTACTGGCTACTGACCACAACACTGGAAGTAGGTCCTATAAACCAGCTCCATTCTACAGGTAAGAAAACCATGAATTAGGGAAGTTACAGCACTCAGGCAAGGTCACCCAGCCAGACCCACTGTAGTAAAACATACTTCTTCTCATTAAATCTCATTTAATAAcatgttttcttaaaaagtaaCAGCCTGGGGTCCAGGTTGGAAGAATAAGGGGGTATGAATTTCAAAAGAACACAAGGAAACTTTAGGGGATAAtatatatgttcattatcttgattgtggtgatctTTTCAAgggtatatacatatgtcaaaactcattaagttgtacattttaaatatgtgaagcCTATATTATGttaaaactatctttaaaattttaaggctGGTgctgtggtacatgcctgtaatcccaacacttcaggaggcctaGGCCAGAaaactgcttgaggccagtagttcaagaccagcagggcaacatagtgagatcctgcctctattaaaaaataataataataaataataatttaaaaataattggccgggcgcggtggctcaagcctgtaatcccagcactttgggaggccgagacgggtggatcacgaggtcaggagatcgagaccatcctggctaacacggtgaaaccccgtctctactaaaaaaaatacaaaaaactagctgggcgtggtggcgggtgcctgtagtcccagctacttgggaggctgaggcaggagaatggcgtgaacccgggaggcggagcttgcagtgagctgagatccggccattgcactccagcctgggcggcagagcgagactccgtctcaaaaaaaataataataataataataataataataatagactgggcacagtggctcacgcctataatcccagcactttgggaggccgaggtgggtggctcaactgaggtcgggagttcaagaccagcctcaccaatatggagaaaccgtgtctctactaaaaatacaaaatgagccaggtgtggtggtgcatgcctgtaattccagctactcgggagactgaggcaggagaatcacttgaacccaggaggcagaggttgcagtgagccgagatcatgccactgcactccagcctgggcaacaagagcaaaactccgtctcaaaaaaaaaaaagaaagaaagaaagaaagaaaaagcatacaGAAAAAGGGGTAGGGAGAGGATGGACTCTTGTTTACTTGGTGAAACCAATCACTCACGTGGCATTTTCATGGCTAGATCAAGACTTTCTTGGCTGGTCTTCCTTTTTGAAAGCTGCAAAATGGAAAATCCCAAGACTCATAATTAACCACTATACTAgttaatgttttacttttcttgggAAAAGGGAACAAATCCTAACATTTGTTCAATAGCTACTCTTTGCAAAGTGCTTTAGGTACACTGTGTCATCTACATTTGTGAAGCAAATATtactgccattttacagatgaccaGACCAAGGCAGACTGGGGTCACTAAGAAACTTGCCAAAGTCATACAAGAGGTAAGTACCCAATCAGGAGTGAAATCTAGGTCTTCCTGACTCAAAAGACCTCTCTTTCACTAAGCCATGCTCCTTCAATGGCATACATATTaacttacattaaaattaaacattgaaaCTCATATCTTCTTAATATACTTACTATTTTAagagtatgtgtttgtgtgtattaatgagacaaaaaagaaagatgtgaCTCAAATCCTTTTaaaccatgtttttaaaatatcacttttaaagAAGACAAGGTAATACTTTCCTTCCAACTGAAGGTACATTTTCACCATCTTAGAACATTTTACTACCTATACTGTAATTTGcaactcagatttttaaatttaaaaataacatttttctttttcatatttataagaTATATGTGAACACTGAATAAAGATA encodes the following:
- the NAPEPLD gene encoding N-acyl-phosphatidylethanolamine-hydrolyzing phospholipase D isoform X2, which translates into the protein MDENESNQSLMTSSQYPKEAVRKRQNSARNSRGSDSSRFSRKSFKLDYRLEEDVTKSKKGKDGRFVNPWPTWKNLSIPNVLRWLIMEKDHSGVPSSKEELDKELPVLKPYFITNPEEAGVREAGLRVTWLGHATVMVEMDELIFLTDPIFSSRASPSQYMGPKRFRRSPCTISELPPIDAVLISHNHYDHLDYNSVIALNERFGNELRWFVPLGLLDWMQKCGCENVIELDWWEENCVPGHDKVTFVFTPSQHWCKRTLMDDNKVLWGSWSVLGPWNRFFFAGDTGYCPAFEEIGKRFGPFDLAAIPIGAYEPRWFMKYQHVDPEEAVRIHIDVQTKKSMAIHWGTFALANEHYLEPPVKLNEALERYGLNAEDFFVLKHGESRYLNTDDENF